ATTACTTTATCCTTTGCTTTTCTTTGGATTCCAAACATTTGGTCTTCAGTATGCTTCTTCCTCTGAAGCGGGGATTCTACTGGCAGCAGCACCTGTGTTTACACTGATTCTAGCCACATACTTTTTAAAGGAAAAGACAACCTTCTTACAGAAGCTATCCATCCTAATTTCTGTATTGGGCGTAATCTATATCACTGCTAAAAAGGGTTCGTCATTTGAATTTAATAATGTAAAGGGAATTGTGTTCCTCGTGTTATCCGCCCTATCCTTTTCTGGGTATAGTGTTATGGCACGAGGATTGACGAAAGACTTCTCCAGTGTGGAGCTTAGTTACATGATGACAATTATTAGCTTTATCTGTTTTAATACGGCATCCTTAGGTAAGCATTTGATTAACGGAACTCTTTCCGCCTATTTGATACCTTTAAAGGATTTTAGCTTTATCCTGGCGATACTGTATTTAGGAATACTTTCTTCCCTAGTAACATCTCTGTTGACGAATTACGTTCTATCTAAGATAGAAGCCTCTAAAATGAGTGTGTTTTCCAACTTGGGTACCGTAATCTCAATCGTAGCTGGTGTAATTTTTCTAAAGGAAGAAATATTCTACTACCATATTATCGGTTCAATTCTTATTGTAGGTGGCGTTGTAGGAACTAATTTTTTATATAAAAAACATCATTAAATAAATGGAAAAGACCATGCTCTTTCAAGAAAATATACTATGGTGTATCAGTGCTAGAATTTTATTTTATTAAAGAAATAAAGCTTACTTTAAATCACTCTGCATGGCCGTGCAGGGTGATTCTTTTTTTGTGATGCAGAGGGGTCCGTCTCCCGTATTGCATATGGAAACTTGTTTGCATATAAGAAACATTGCATATATATCCTATGATCACATATATTTTTTATAACCAGTACAAAAACATTTCAGTAAAGATATTTACTCAGGTGTTGGAGTTCGCTGAAAATTCGAGG
Above is a genomic segment from Alkaliphilus oremlandii OhILAs containing:
- a CDS encoding DMT family transporter; protein product: MEENTKNDNKRMVYGAATLYAVITGLSFLFGKIGLQSTSPLDLLAYRFTASFVGILIPTLFKWVPLDYNKEKILKILPLALLYPLLFFGFQTFGLQYASSSEAGILLAAAPVFTLILATYFLKEKTTFLQKLSILISVLGVIYITAKKGSSFEFNNVKGIVFLVLSALSFSGYSVMARGLTKDFSSVELSYMMTIISFICFNTASLGKHLINGTLSAYLIPLKDFSFILAILYLGILSSLVTSLLTNYVLSKIEASKMSVFSNLGTVISIVAGVIFLKEEIFYYHIIGSILIVGGVVGTNFLYKKHH